One Arthrobacter sp. FW306-07-I genomic window carries:
- a CDS encoding RbsD/FucU domain-containing protein has translation MIAALAAAGHGSTVLLTDGHYPAKTAVGVHAQTVHLNLTSGTPAVPEVLKVVLDTIPVEQATLISPSADASPSAVQSEILQLLPENIPVTHVGRHDFYALARNHDLALCVVTGDNRRFANVLLTVGVLGRS, from the coding sequence CTGCTGGGCACGGTTCCACGGTGCTCCTGACTGACGGTCATTATCCTGCCAAGACAGCAGTAGGTGTCCATGCCCAGACTGTCCATTTGAACCTTACATCTGGCACTCCTGCAGTTCCGGAGGTCCTCAAGGTTGTGCTTGACACGATTCCAGTGGAGCAGGCCACGCTGATAAGTCCCAGTGCGGATGCCTCACCCTCAGCGGTCCAAAGCGAAATCCTGCAGCTTCTACCCGAAAACATTCCCGTCACCCACGTGGGCAGACACGACTTTTACGCACTTGCCCGCAATCACGACCTGGCCCTCTGTGTGGTGACCGGTGACAACCGCAGATTTGCAAACGTACTGCTCACTGTTGGCGTCCTCGGCCGGAGCTAA
- a CDS encoding molybdopterin-dependent oxidoreductase — protein sequence MPEFFPAWVVITHFLNLALMLMLFRSGIEVLSAFPKLYWHDDCPPGRQWLRLSKKNFGPDSRKPWSSLDEEESWSPVVALPGRKNLGLGRHWHFMTVQFWILTGVVYVVTMFVTGYWQYIVPTHWSIIPGSLKAVGTYLQFELPAKIPGEPFEPAQKLAYFVVIFIMAPLQILTGAAMSPSVLARFPRYGKLFGGKQGARSLHFLIMCAFAAFTVVHVFLVVIHGLPQEFAAIVLGNPNGDRRLATGIGLAGLLAIVMLHVVITWFSLRYRRRTQRILGRLVNPFERVISRASTSRQHFSRSKISPYFRVNGYPPPTKAYEQMAANGFRDYRLTVGGLVAEPMRFSLPELRDLGEQRQITKHNCIQGWTAIAEWAGIPLSDVMQLVKPHPEAKYVVFYGMDDKGLTEGEGRYGFYYTTIPIYLAWQPQALLALEMNGAPLPIEHGAPLRLRLETQLGFKMIKWVQGIEFVTEVKDIGMGMGGWREDQQFYANAAGI from the coding sequence ATGCCTGAATTTTTTCCCGCGTGGGTGGTGATAACCCATTTCCTGAACCTTGCCCTGATGCTGATGCTCTTCCGGTCCGGCATAGAGGTACTCTCAGCCTTCCCCAAGTTGTACTGGCATGATGACTGCCCGCCAGGACGTCAATGGCTGCGGTTGTCGAAGAAGAATTTCGGGCCCGACTCGCGTAAACCATGGTCGTCTCTGGACGAGGAGGAGTCCTGGTCACCGGTGGTTGCCCTACCGGGCAGAAAAAACCTCGGCCTGGGCCGCCACTGGCACTTCATGACCGTCCAGTTCTGGATACTCACCGGCGTCGTGTATGTCGTCACCATGTTCGTCACGGGCTATTGGCAATACATCGTTCCCACCCATTGGTCGATCATCCCCGGTTCGCTGAAGGCAGTCGGCACCTATCTGCAATTTGAGTTGCCGGCCAAGATCCCAGGCGAACCCTTCGAACCGGCGCAAAAACTGGCCTACTTCGTGGTGATCTTCATAATGGCTCCACTGCAGATTCTAACCGGTGCAGCTATGTCACCTTCAGTGCTTGCCCGCTTCCCCCGCTACGGAAAGCTGTTCGGCGGCAAGCAAGGAGCACGCAGCCTGCACTTCCTGATCATGTGCGCGTTCGCGGCGTTCACCGTCGTACACGTGTTCTTGGTCGTCATCCACGGCCTTCCGCAAGAATTCGCTGCCATCGTTCTCGGGAACCCCAACGGGGACCGCCGACTTGCCACTGGCATCGGACTCGCCGGGCTCCTGGCAATCGTAATGCTCCACGTCGTCATCACCTGGTTCTCCCTTCGTTACCGTCGCCGTACCCAACGGATACTGGGCCGGTTGGTGAATCCATTTGAGCGGGTCATATCCCGGGCCAGCACTTCTCGTCAGCATTTCTCCCGAAGCAAGATTTCTCCCTATTTCCGCGTCAACGGTTATCCGCCGCCCACGAAGGCCTATGAGCAGATGGCAGCGAACGGCTTCCGTGACTACCGCCTGACCGTCGGCGGCCTGGTTGCTGAACCAATGAGGTTCTCGCTGCCGGAACTGCGTGATCTCGGCGAGCAACGGCAGATTACCAAGCACAACTGCATCCAAGGCTGGACCGCCATTGCCGAATGGGCAGGAATTCCCCTCTCCGACGTCATGCAACTGGTCAAACCGCACCCGGAAGCCAAGTACGTGGTTTTCTACGGCATGGACGACAAAGGCCTGACCGAAGGAGAAGGGCGGTACGGTTTCTACTACACAACCATCCCCATCTACCTCGCCTGGCAACCTCAAGCTCTCCTCGCCCTCGAAATGAACGGCGCACCACTGCCCATCGAACACGGGGCCCCACTGAGGCTCAGGCTTGAGACCCAACTCGGCTTCAAAATGATCAAATGGGTCCAGGGCATCGAATTCGTCACCGAGGTCAAGGACATCGGAATGGGCATGGGTGGCTGGCGGGAAGACCAACAGTTCTACGCCAACGCCGCAGGGATCTAA
- a CDS encoding YrhK family protein encodes MHRLFDARGSQRSSAHEQVYASIEVIYTVVDFTAAGLFIIGSVLFFSPEAKVPALWCFLVGSICFALKPTLRLIRQFRYLKLDKIDKLAKEEKTHG; translated from the coding sequence ATGCACCGCTTGTTCGATGCCCGGGGCAGCCAGAGATCCTCCGCTCACGAACAGGTGTACGCCAGCATCGAAGTCATCTACACAGTGGTCGATTTCACCGCTGCCGGCCTTTTCATCATCGGAAGCGTCCTGTTCTTTTCTCCCGAAGCCAAGGTCCCGGCGCTATGGTGCTTCCTCGTCGGGTCCATCTGCTTCGCCCTTAAGCCAACGCTGCGCCTCATCCGCCAGTTCCGCTACCTCAAGCTGGACAAGATCGACAAACTGGCCAAAGAAGAAAAAACCCACGGGTGA
- a CDS encoding sugar porter family MFS transporter, translated as MAGFVGEMRRSGNGLLLRASVIAAVGGLLFGYDTGVISGALLFIKSDLNASAAAQEWIVSSLLLGAMLGALISGYLADKISRKWTKVISGSIYVVGALGCALSISVPMLIGFRFLLGVSVGTASFVAPLYISEVSPPRVRGGLVSFNQLAVTAGILLAYIVNFLFQGFTNNWRWMLGFGVIPGAVLAIGMLTVPHTPRWLVQQGRGEEAHKVLERLREGVNGARVGQEIQDIKKANDAESAAKVRDLLRPEIRPLLWIGLGLAVFQQFVGINTVIYYAPTILSDTGLTKSTSITQTLFVGLTNLVFTVIAVLLIDRLGRRKLLLTGTVGLTLSLVLLAVYFSSGALQQHASYLALVGLLLYIASFAIGLGPVFWLMISEIYPTGIRSKAMSVATLVNWGANFLVAATFLSLGQMITRQGTFYLYAGLGILAFLFFLKKVPETKDRSLENIQSDLITKDSNRD; from the coding sequence ATGGCTGGGTTTGTAGGCGAGATGCGCCGGAGCGGCAACGGCCTGCTGCTGCGTGCCTCGGTTATCGCGGCGGTGGGTGGTTTGCTGTTCGGCTACGACACAGGCGTAATTTCAGGCGCGCTGCTGTTCATCAAGAGTGACCTGAACGCGAGTGCAGCCGCCCAGGAATGGATCGTGTCCTCCCTGTTGCTTGGAGCGATGCTTGGTGCCCTGATCTCCGGGTACCTCGCGGACAAGATCAGCCGGAAATGGACCAAGGTGATCTCAGGATCCATTTATGTCGTCGGCGCTCTGGGCTGTGCCCTTTCGATTAGCGTTCCCATGCTGATCGGCTTCAGGTTCCTGCTGGGGGTATCGGTCGGCACGGCCTCCTTTGTAGCCCCGTTATACATTTCCGAAGTAAGTCCGCCACGCGTCCGGGGCGGGCTCGTTTCCTTTAACCAACTCGCCGTCACCGCAGGCATCCTGCTGGCCTATATAGTGAACTTCCTGTTCCAAGGCTTCACTAACAATTGGCGCTGGATGCTGGGCTTCGGTGTCATCCCCGGCGCGGTGCTGGCCATCGGCATGCTGACCGTCCCACACACCCCTCGCTGGCTAGTGCAACAGGGCCGCGGCGAGGAGGCGCACAAGGTGCTCGAGCGCCTGCGCGAAGGCGTTAACGGCGCGCGGGTGGGACAGGAAATCCAGGACATAAAAAAGGCCAACGACGCCGAATCCGCAGCGAAGGTCCGGGATCTTCTTAGGCCCGAGATACGTCCGCTGTTGTGGATCGGTTTAGGTTTGGCCGTTTTCCAGCAATTCGTGGGCATCAACACGGTGATCTACTACGCCCCGACAATCCTCTCCGACACTGGCCTGACCAAGAGCACCTCCATCACACAGACCCTGTTCGTCGGGCTGACCAATCTGGTATTCACTGTCATCGCAGTACTTCTGATCGACCGGCTGGGCAGGCGCAAACTCCTGCTCACCGGAACAGTGGGGCTTACGCTGTCCTTAGTATTGCTCGCCGTCTACTTCAGCTCCGGCGCCCTCCAACAGCACGCAAGCTACCTTGCCCTGGTGGGTCTGCTGCTTTACATCGCTTCATTCGCGATCGGCCTGGGCCCGGTCTTCTGGTTGATGATCTCCGAAATTTACCCGACGGGGATCCGCAGCAAGGCCATGTCCGTGGCCACCCTGGTCAACTGGGGCGCAAACTTCCTGGTTGCCGCCACGTTCCTGAGCCTCGGTCAGATGATCACCCGCCAAGGCACGTTCTACCTCTACGCCGGTCTTGGCATCCTGGCGTTCCTGTTTTTCCTGAAAAAGGTTCCGGAGACAAAGGACCGTTCTCTCGAGAACATCCAGTCCGACCTGATCACGAAGGACTCCAACAGAGACTAA
- a CDS encoding glycoside hydrolase family 15 protein has protein sequence MVADGARAALIGPRGDVVWMCAPRWHDDAVFSVLLGGPGTFAVSPTDSRYVWGGQYEDGTLIWVSRWVTATGIIECREALAYPGDPTRAVLLRRISAALGPASVRMIMDARANFGKHKMTRLSCHDGVWTARSGNLRVRLVGAPGAKSGDDGLEAVFDLAEGEYHDLVLEISDHQLPEEPAEPGPTWSATENAWHSVVPRFDNTISADDCRQSYAVLRGMTGVGGAMVAASTMGLPERAEQKRNYDYRYAWIRDQCYVGQAVAACKMFPLLDDAVGFVASRLLADGPDMRPAYTTEGGQVPDEWDVGLPGYPGGAGRAGNWVNDQFQLDAFGESLLLFAAAAENDRLDLEQWKAAEICADAIMARWQEPDAGMWELDNRRWAHSRLICAAGLRAIGRNAPPQQGAKWTSQADTLITDVASDCLHPSGRWQRAPDDDRVDASLLLPVIRGALPPDDPRSVATLKAVQDNLARDRYLYRFRQDGRALAKSEGAFLLCGFDMAMALHQSGETTEAIRWFERNRAACGSPGLFTEEYDVEQRQLRGNFPQAFVHAAMLETSRRLADPPPPWRGLGS, from the coding sequence ATGGTTGCGGACGGTGCCCGGGCGGCGTTGATAGGTCCCCGGGGAGATGTGGTGTGGATGTGCGCCCCACGCTGGCATGATGATGCAGTCTTCTCGGTGCTGTTGGGCGGGCCTGGGACTTTCGCGGTAAGTCCGACTGATTCCCGGTATGTGTGGGGCGGACAGTACGAGGACGGCACGCTGATTTGGGTGAGCAGGTGGGTAACAGCGACAGGAATCATAGAGTGCCGGGAAGCGCTGGCATATCCGGGGGATCCTACCCGCGCCGTACTGCTGCGGCGGATTTCTGCTGCCCTGGGCCCCGCGTCCGTTCGGATGATAATGGACGCACGGGCCAACTTCGGCAAGCACAAAATGACCCGACTTTCCTGCCACGACGGTGTCTGGACTGCGCGTTCGGGGAACCTGAGGGTACGTCTGGTGGGTGCGCCGGGGGCGAAGTCCGGTGACGACGGTCTTGAAGCAGTCTTTGATCTGGCGGAAGGCGAATACCACGACCTGGTGCTGGAAATCTCCGACCACCAACTGCCCGAAGAGCCAGCGGAGCCAGGGCCCACGTGGAGCGCCACGGAGAATGCCTGGCATTCGGTGGTCCCGCGGTTCGATAACACGATATCCGCCGATGACTGCCGGCAGTCATATGCTGTTCTCCGCGGAATGACAGGGGTGGGGGGAGCGATGGTGGCGGCCTCCACCATGGGCTTGCCGGAGCGGGCGGAGCAGAAGAGGAATTACGACTACCGCTATGCGTGGATCCGGGACCAGTGTTACGTCGGCCAGGCAGTCGCGGCCTGCAAGATGTTTCCGCTGTTGGACGACGCGGTGGGTTTTGTTGCCTCCAGATTGCTCGCGGACGGCCCGGACATGCGGCCCGCTTACACCACGGAGGGCGGCCAGGTCCCGGATGAATGGGACGTCGGGTTGCCCGGATACCCGGGTGGCGCGGGCCGGGCCGGGAACTGGGTCAATGATCAGTTCCAGTTGGACGCTTTCGGGGAGTCACTGCTGTTGTTCGCCGCCGCTGCAGAGAATGACCGGCTGGACCTTGAGCAGTGGAAGGCGGCAGAAATTTGTGCCGATGCCATTATGGCGCGGTGGCAGGAACCCGATGCGGGCATGTGGGAACTGGACAACCGCAGGTGGGCCCACTCCCGCCTCATCTGTGCTGCCGGTCTGCGGGCCATTGGACGAAACGCTCCACCGCAACAGGGCGCGAAGTGGACCTCACAGGCTGACACACTGATTACGGACGTTGCCAGCGACTGCCTGCACCCCAGCGGGCGGTGGCAACGCGCACCGGATGATGACCGCGTGGACGCGTCCCTGCTTCTTCCGGTGATCCGTGGTGCCCTTCCCCCGGATGACCCCCGCTCCGTAGCCACCCTTAAAGCAGTACAGGACAACCTGGCCAGGGACAGGTACCTGTACCGCTTCCGCCAGGACGGACGGGCCCTGGCCAAGTCCGAGGGGGCTTTCCTGCTCTGTGGTTTTGACATGGCCATGGCCCTGCATCAAAGCGGAGAGACCACCGAAGCGATTCGGTGGTTCGAAAGAAACCGGGCTGCCTGTGGCTCTCCCGGCCTCTTCACGGAGGAGTACGACGTCGAGCAGCGCCAGCTTCGGGGCAATTTCCCGCAGGCCTTTGTGCACGCGGCCATGCTCGAAACCTCGCGTCGGCTGGCGGATCCTCCGCCCCCGTGGCGGGGCCTGGGTTCCTGA
- a CDS encoding SDR family oxidoreductase, translated as MNTFKGKTVVVTGASGGIGRATAIGFARQEASVALLARGEAGLAGAAKEVEAAGGRALTITVDTSDHDALDAAAAEVERELGPIDIWVNVAFTSVFAPFTEIKPEEYKRVTEVSYLGYVYGTMIALNRMKKRGQGTIVQVGSALAYRGIPLQSAYCGAKHAIQGFNESLRCELLHDRSPIKTTMVQMPAVNTPQFSWVLSRLPNKAQPVPPIYQPEVAARGVLYAAAHPQRREYWVGASTMGTLVANAVAPGLLDKYLARTGFKSQQRSQPRDPDQPVNLWKPADEDQDFGTHGAFDGRSAERSAQLWASHHHGVLAAAGAAAAGLLTLFPLLLGKRGRP; from the coding sequence ATGAACACCTTTAAAGGCAAGACAGTGGTGGTTACGGGCGCCAGCGGCGGTATCGGTCGGGCTACGGCCATCGGCTTCGCTCGACAAGAAGCGTCAGTCGCTCTGCTGGCACGGGGAGAAGCAGGACTGGCTGGTGCAGCAAAAGAAGTGGAAGCGGCGGGGGGACGGGCACTGACGATCACGGTGGACACCTCCGATCACGATGCCCTCGACGCGGCAGCTGCCGAAGTTGAGCGGGAACTGGGTCCAATCGACATCTGGGTTAACGTGGCTTTCACTTCCGTCTTCGCCCCCTTCACGGAGATCAAACCCGAGGAGTACAAGCGCGTCACCGAGGTCAGCTACCTCGGGTACGTCTACGGGACCATGATCGCACTGAACAGGATGAAGAAGCGGGGGCAGGGCACTATTGTCCAGGTGGGCTCGGCTCTTGCCTATCGCGGCATCCCGCTCCAGTCCGCTTACTGCGGGGCAAAACACGCCATTCAGGGCTTCAACGAATCCCTTCGGTGCGAACTGCTGCACGATCGAAGCCCGATCAAGACAACAATGGTGCAGATGCCGGCCGTCAACACACCACAGTTCAGTTGGGTGCTTTCCCGTCTGCCGAATAAGGCCCAGCCGGTGCCGCCGATCTACCAGCCCGAAGTCGCAGCCCGTGGCGTCCTTTACGCCGCCGCCCACCCGCAGCGCCGGGAGTACTGGGTTGGAGCTAGCACCATGGGCACCCTCGTGGCCAATGCCGTCGCGCCAGGGCTGCTCGACAAGTACCTGGCACGGACGGGATTCAAATCTCAGCAGAGGTCGCAACCGCGCGACCCCGACCAGCCTGTCAACCTTTGGAAACCGGCAGACGAGGATCAGGACTTCGGCACCCATGGAGCATTCGATGGGCGTTCAGCAGAACGGAGCGCACAATTGTGGGCTTCCCATCACCACGGCGTCCTGGCAGCGGCCGGAGCCGCGGCAGCAGGTCTGTTGACATTGTTCCCTTTGCTGCTGGGAAAGAGGGGGCGGCCATGA
- a CDS encoding gluconate 2-dehydrogenase subunit 3 family protein, with amino-acid sequence MTALPLDPRDGGGRFPGFDAQGQSAHWDRVTQGVVLARLGRPTDLRFFTVAEEAAARALFDQLLDQRQEPRVPVVNMVDARLAEGQTDGWHYEDMEPDPAAWRSTLAELDSEARERHEKSFAELSWDEQTALLTDIHAADQWRGRQASRVWSLWTRYACTAFYSHPLAWDEIGFAGPAYPRGYKNLGLNAREPFEVADARPGQDPAAAKGTSETGRQR; translated from the coding sequence GTGACAGCACTCCCGCTTGACCCGAGGGACGGCGGCGGCCGGTTCCCCGGCTTTGACGCGCAAGGGCAGTCCGCCCACTGGGACCGGGTGACCCAGGGCGTCGTGCTTGCCCGCCTGGGCCGGCCGACAGACCTGCGGTTTTTTACCGTGGCTGAGGAGGCAGCAGCACGGGCGCTGTTTGATCAGTTGCTTGACCAGCGGCAAGAGCCGCGGGTTCCAGTGGTTAACATGGTCGATGCCCGCCTGGCTGAGGGCCAGACTGACGGCTGGCATTACGAGGACATGGAACCGGACCCGGCTGCCTGGCGCAGCACCCTTGCGGAGCTGGACTCCGAGGCCCGTGAACGGCACGAGAAATCTTTCGCTGAGCTGTCCTGGGATGAACAAACGGCGCTCCTGACGGACATCCACGCAGCCGACCAGTGGCGGGGCCGGCAGGCGTCGCGGGTGTGGAGCTTGTGGACGCGGTATGCGTGCACAGCGTTCTACTCACACCCCCTGGCCTGGGACGAGATAGGTTTCGCCGGGCCCGCGTATCCCCGGGGATACAAGAATCTCGGGCTCAACGCCCGGGAACCCTTCGAGGTGGCAGATGCGCGCCCGGGCCAGGACCCTGCAGCAGCCAAGGGCACGTCCGAAACAGGAAGGCAACGCTGA
- a CDS encoding GMC family oxidoreductase has protein sequence MASVKDRNASAWLLPPVPGTNHALRTDMARFSDEDEVDIVIVGCGAGGSTLLQRLARAGWKAVALDAGPFWDPERDWVSDEAGSHHLYWTEPRVISGDDPVPLGSNNSGRGVGGSMVHYAGYTPRFHPSDFHTYRADGVGADWPLEYEELKAYYEDIEGELPVAGEHWPWGDPHSYPHSPHPVSGNGELFLRGALACGVTAKVGPVAIANGRFGNRPHCIYRGFCLQGCKVNAKASPLITHIPDALHHGAEVRADSMVTRIEIDDRTGKATGVHYVRHGRARFQRARIVAVAGYSIETPRLLLNSACQRFPEGLCNDFDQVGRYLMVQGAPQTAGRFDSEVRMWKAPPPEVSSEDFYETDPSKTYKRGFSIQTVSPLPITWAEHVAAQGHWGAQLREYMSDYVHWACLGALCEFLPQAGNRVTLAAEKDRNSMPVAHFHYSQCENDRQLMRAAQGAMEKILQGAGADEVITIKRFAHLVGGARMAADEQHGVVDLDCRSFAVSNLYITDGSVLPTQGSANPALTIMAIAARAADRLIASGATQAT, from the coding sequence ATGGCTTCGGTAAAAGATCGCAATGCCTCTGCTTGGCTGCTGCCTCCCGTGCCGGGAACAAATCATGCCCTGCGCACCGACATGGCCAGGTTTTCCGACGAGGATGAAGTCGACATTGTGATCGTTGGCTGCGGGGCGGGCGGCTCAACCCTGCTGCAGCGCTTGGCCCGCGCTGGCTGGAAGGCCGTGGCCTTGGACGCCGGTCCTTTTTGGGACCCTGAACGCGACTGGGTGAGCGACGAAGCAGGCTCGCACCATCTGTACTGGACCGAACCCCGGGTGATTTCCGGGGATGATCCCGTGCCGCTGGGGTCGAATAACTCCGGCAGGGGAGTGGGCGGTTCCATGGTGCACTATGCCGGGTACACGCCCAGGTTCCACCCCAGTGACTTTCACACCTACCGCGCGGACGGCGTTGGCGCTGACTGGCCGCTGGAGTACGAGGAACTCAAAGCCTATTACGAGGACATTGAGGGAGAACTGCCGGTGGCCGGAGAGCATTGGCCGTGGGGCGACCCACACTCATACCCACACAGTCCCCACCCCGTTTCCGGCAACGGTGAACTGTTCCTCCGCGGGGCGCTGGCATGCGGCGTCACGGCCAAGGTCGGCCCGGTTGCGATCGCCAACGGCCGCTTCGGCAACCGGCCGCACTGCATTTACCGCGGTTTCTGCCTCCAGGGCTGCAAGGTCAATGCAAAAGCCTCCCCGCTGATCACCCATATCCCCGACGCCCTGCACCACGGCGCCGAAGTACGGGCCGACTCGATGGTCACCCGTATCGAAATAGACGACAGAACGGGCAAGGCCACCGGCGTGCATTACGTCAGGCACGGACGCGCCCGCTTCCAGCGCGCCCGGATCGTTGCTGTCGCGGGGTACTCCATCGAGACCCCCCGCCTGCTGCTCAACTCCGCCTGTCAGCGTTTCCCCGAGGGGCTATGCAATGACTTCGACCAGGTGGGTCGGTACCTGATGGTCCAAGGGGCACCCCAGACAGCGGGCAGGTTCGACTCAGAAGTACGCATGTGGAAAGCCCCACCACCGGAAGTCAGCTCGGAGGACTTCTACGAAACCGACCCGTCCAAAACGTACAAGCGCGGATTCTCCATCCAGACGGTGTCGCCGCTGCCCATCACCTGGGCAGAACACGTCGCTGCCCAAGGCCATTGGGGAGCGCAGCTGCGCGAATACATGAGCGACTACGTGCACTGGGCCTGCCTGGGAGCGTTGTGCGAGTTCCTGCCCCAGGCCGGTAACCGCGTAACGCTTGCTGCCGAAAAAGACCGGAATTCAATGCCCGTGGCACATTTCCATTACTCCCAGTGTGAGAATGACCGCCAATTGATGCGCGCGGCACAGGGAGCCATGGAGAAGATCCTGCAAGGCGCAGGAGCTGACGAGGTCATTACGATCAAGCGTTTTGCCCACCTCGTGGGCGGAGCCCGAATGGCTGCCGACGAACAGCACGGCGTTGTCGACTTGGATTGCCGCAGCTTCGCCGTATCCAACCTCTACATCACGGACGGAAGCGTATTGCCGACCCAGGGAAGTGCCAACCCGGCCCTAACCATCATGGCCATCGCGGCCCGTGCCGCGGACCGACTGATCGCCAGCGGTGCCACCCAAGCCACCTGA
- a CDS encoding enolase C-terminal domain-like protein — protein sequence MRPRRTTSDPTLIGLDVSTYTIPTDSPEADGTFAWDSTTIVVVRARAGDCEGIGWTYAPPSCAMLITELLEPAISGCCVWDTAGAAVAMLRAVRNTGRSGLAGYAISAVDCALWDLKARLLDLPLYRLLGAARDKVNIYGSGGFTTYSRQQLEDQLAGWVHGQHIPRVKIKIGQDSGNDVARDLQRIFEARTIIGDGAELFVDANGAYTAKQAVRVFEAAQESRLAWFEEPVSSDHLLGLRSVKEAITADVAAGEYGTDLFYFQRLCQAQAVDCVQLDVSRCGGITQWLRIAAAVAAYGLQVSGHCAPHLSAHVAAATENFRHLEWFHDHVRIEQMFFEGTLDPGGGTISPAADSPGNGLTLRGAAVEKYRVS from the coding sequence ATGCGCCCCAGACGAACTACATCGGATCCGACTCTCATCGGCCTGGACGTCAGCACTTACACAATTCCCACCGACAGCCCGGAAGCAGACGGCACTTTCGCCTGGGATTCCACCACGATTGTGGTGGTCCGTGCCCGGGCTGGCGACTGCGAGGGGATCGGCTGGACGTATGCACCGCCCTCCTGCGCGATGCTGATCACAGAACTGCTCGAACCGGCCATCTCCGGATGCTGCGTCTGGGACACCGCAGGCGCCGCCGTGGCGATGCTGAGGGCCGTTCGCAATACTGGTCGGAGCGGGCTGGCCGGCTACGCCATCTCCGCAGTGGACTGTGCCTTATGGGATCTGAAGGCACGCTTGCTTGACCTTCCCCTGTACCGCCTCTTGGGAGCGGCGCGCGATAAGGTCAACATTTATGGCAGCGGCGGGTTCACCACCTACTCCCGGCAACAACTGGAGGACCAGCTTGCCGGTTGGGTCCACGGCCAGCACATCCCTCGGGTGAAAATAAAGATCGGCCAGGACAGTGGAAATGACGTCGCACGGGACTTGCAGCGCATTTTCGAGGCGCGGACCATCATCGGGGACGGCGCGGAACTGTTCGTCGACGCCAACGGCGCCTATACGGCAAAACAAGCCGTAAGGGTTTTCGAAGCGGCTCAGGAATCCCGGCTCGCGTGGTTTGAAGAGCCCGTGTCCTCCGACCATCTGCTCGGACTGCGGAGCGTCAAAGAGGCAATAACTGCCGACGTTGCCGCGGGGGAATACGGTACCGACCTGTTCTACTTCCAGCGGTTATGCCAAGCCCAGGCCGTGGACTGCGTCCAGCTGGACGTCTCACGCTGCGGCGGCATCACGCAGTGGCTGCGCATAGCTGCTGCCGTGGCGGCCTATGGGCTTCAGGTCTCCGGCCACTGCGCACCACATCTGAGCGCTCATGTCGCGGCCGCGACGGAAAACTTTCGGCACTTGGAGTGGTTCCATGACCACGTCCGGATCGAACAGATGTTCTTCGAGGGGACCCTGGACCCCGGTGGCGGCACGATCTCACCTGCTGCAGACTCCCCAGGCAACGGGCTGACCTTACGCGGCGCCGCCGTCGAAAAGTACCGGGTGAGTTAG